The nucleotide sequence AGCAGAATCGGTTGTAAAATAAGGGTTTCCGGTTCCGCCACCAAAGATTACTACTCTGCCTTTTTCAAGATGTCTTATTGCTTTTCTACGAATAAACGGTTCTGCTACTTCATTGATCTTAATAGCGCTTTGAAGCCTGGTAGGAATATCTTCGTCTTCCAAGGCGCTTTGTAATGCAAGTCCATTTATCACTGTTGCAAGCATTCCCATATGATCTCCCTGTACACGATCCATACCACGGCTGGCTCCTGCCACACCCCTAAAGATATTGCCGCCGCCAATAACAATGGCAACTTCAACACCTAAATTGGTAATTTGTTTTATTTCTTCGGCATATTCTTTAAGTCGTTCGGGGTCTATTCCATACTGTCGGCTCCCCATTAGGGCTTCGCCCGAAAGTTTTAAAAGAATTCTTTTGTATTGCATAGCGGAATTTTACAGCGTAAAAATAAAGAAAATATTTGACGATAAAATCATAAAATAAAAAACCGCCTATTAGTTTCACTAATGGCGGTTTTACTACTTAGCAATGATATACTTATGCTAACGATACTCTTTTAAAAGACACCACATCAACATCACCGTATGTCTTCACATATTCGGCAACAGATTTCTTTTCGTCCTTGATAAAGTTCTGATCCAACAGGCATTTTTCCTGATCCAAGGTTGTATTGTCTGAAATAAATCTTTCAATTTTACCCGGAAGAATTCTGTCCCAGATCTGTTCAGGTTTGCCTTCTGCCTTCAATTCGGCTTTAGCATCTTCCTCGGCCTGTGCTAACACTTCGTCGGTTAGCTGCGCTCTGGAAATATACTTAGGAACGTTTTTAAGGGTTTTACCCAGACGTCCTAATTCGATATTGTCTTTTTCAATAACAGCGATACGCGCTTCAGTTTCTGAAGCTACAAAAGCAGCGTCAAAATCTTTGTAAGATAGCGTTGTAGCTCCCATAGAAGCAACCTGCATAGCAACATCCTTGGCCAAAGTTTCAGCATTGTCAACTGCAGATGATAATCCAACCAACGCAGCGATCTTATTACCGTGAATGTAAGAACCAACGAAAGGGGCTTCTAACGATTCGAATGCACCAATCTCAATTTTCTCACCAATAACACCGGTTTGCTCCAAAAGTTTTTCTTCAACCGTCATTCCATCGTAGTTTGCTGCTAAGAATTCTTCTTTTGAAGAGGTTCCAAGAGCAATCTCGGCCATTTTGTTTGCCATAGCAACAAAATCGTCATTCTTCGCAACGAAATCGGTTTCGCAGTTCAAAGAAACAATAACTCCTTTCGTAGTATCGTCACTTACTTTCGCAATAACAGCACCTTCGCTAGAATCTCTGTCGGCTCTCTTTTCAGCGATCTTCTGACCTTTCTTACGAAGGATCTCAATAGCTTTGTCAAAATCACCTTCGGCCTCTACTAATGCCTTTTTACAGTCCATCATACCGGCTCCGGTTTTTTTGCGTAATTCATTTACTTCTGCGGCGGTTACTTTTACCATCGTACTCATTATTTTAATTTTATGAAATAAATTTATTCTTCTTCAGTTGATGCTACTGCCTTCGCAACAGCTTTCTTCTTTGGTGCTTTATCTTTTTTAGCTTTTGGCTCGTCGTCATTTTCTTCTTTTCCGCCTTTTCTTTCAGCCAATCCTTCGATCACTGCTTCAGAAACTCTAGACATTACCTTTTCGATAGATTTTGAAGCGTCATCGTTAGAAGGAATTACATAATCGATCTCACGCGGATCACTATTGGTATCAACCATAGCGAAAATTGGAATGTTCAGTTTTTGAGCTTCCTTTACGGCAATATGCTCACGTGTAGTATCCACAATAAACAATGCTCCCGGAAGACGACTCATATCGCTGATAGAACCTAAGTTCTTTTCCAGCTTAGCACGAAGACGATCTACTTGCAATCGCTCTTTCTTTGAAAGCGTGTTAAAAGTTCCGTCTTGTTTCATACGGTCTATGGATGCCATTTTCTTTACAGCTTTTCTAATCGTAACAAAGTTGGTAAGCATCCCGCCCGGCCATCTTTCAGTAATGTAGGGCATGCTCGCGTTACCTGCTTTTTCAGCTACGATATCCTTGGCTTGTTTTTTGGTAGCAACAAAAAGGATCTTTCTTCCGCTCGCGGCGATCTTTGAAAGTGCCTCACAAGCTTCATCAAGCTTTGCTGCTGTTTTGTAAAGGTTGAGGATGTGGATCCCGTTACGCTCCATATAGATGTAAGGAGCCATGTTCGGATTCCATTTTCTGGTGAGGTGACCAAAATGTACACCTGCATCCAGTAAGTCTTTAACTTCTGTGTTTTTTGCCATTTTTTAATAGTTTACGTTCTGTAAATAGATAGCAACCTTTTTTTGGTTATCTGTAGCATTGGGCCGAAGATTCACCGTTATTATGGTTTAGATGCTAAACTAGTTTCCGCCCGTAGCGGAGAACAGCGATTTTTAATAAATAATAAATATGAACTTAACATTTGAATTGGGTACCTTCTCGTGAAGTACCCAATCCAAAAATTTTTCTTAACGTTTCGAGAACTGGAATTTCTTACGCGCTTTCTTCTGTCCGAATTTCTTACGCTCAACCATTCTCGGATCTCTGGTCATTAAACCTTCCGGCTTAAGCACCAATCTGTGCTCTTCATTTACTTCACACATTGCTCGAGACAATGCCAAACGAATAGCTTCTGCCTGTCCGGTAATTCCACCACCAAAAACATTTACGTTGATATCGTACGTTTTGTCGTTATCAGTTAATGTTAGGGGTTGTCTTACTTTATACTGAAGCGTCGCCGTTGGAAAATAAGTTTCCATGTCACGCTTGTTTACTGTGATGTTTCCTTTTCCTTCAGAAAGGTATACACGAGCCACAGCTGTTTTTCTTCTACCAATTTTATGAATAGTATCCATTACTTACTTTCGTTTAGGTTAATGGTTCTTGGTTTTTGTGCCTCCTGACCGTGTTCTTCACCGGCGTAGACTTTTAAATTTCTGAATAATTCAGCACCCAATTTATTCTTAGGAAGCATCCCTTTTACAGCTTTTTCAATAACTCTTGCAGGGTCTTTACTGAACAATTCGCTGGCAGTCAAACTACGTTGTCCGCCAGGGTAGCCTGTGTGACGTATATAGGTCTTGGCCTCCCATTTGTTTCCTGTTAGGTTGATCTTTGCGGCATTGGTAACAATTACATTGTCTCCACAATCAACATGAGGGGTAAAACTTGGTTTGTGCTTTCCGCGAAGTAATTTTGCTACTTCACTGGCAAAACGACCAAGTGTCTGCCCGTCAGCATCAACATGTAACCACTCCTTAGTAACGGTGGCTTTGTTGGCTGAAATTGTTTTATAACTTAGTGTATCCACTTTTATTGATTTTACTAACTGTCTTCACCCACAGTCAGTGTTAAACATTCCTTCTTTTGGATAAATCGGGGTGCAAATGTACTATTATTTATTTGAAAAACAACACATCAAACTTTATTTTTTGTAGGCAACAAATCAAGTTTTCATTCGATACAATTATCAATTACAGTCTTATAAAGTAGTCTTTTCAGTGCAGTAAGATTTAATAATGGGTCCCTCATATTTTCTTATTATATTACATCAGGACAACGATAATTGTGACAGGGTTGTTAAAATTTTCTTAAAGAAGATATAAAACTGTCACTTCGCGTCGTTTTAACAGTCTCTTATTCATCAATCTAACTAATCATGAAGTCTAATCAACTCTTCCTATTACCCTTTTTTTTCTTGGGGTTTTTATCTATTCAATCACAGGAATCCGAAAAACCGGACAAAAAAACATATACCACAACAGCCGTTGCACATGAAAACGCTCCTGTTATTGATGGTCTCCTTAATGATGCCGCATGGGAGACTGTGGAATGGAGCTCCGGTTATGTTGAAAATCAGCCGGACAATGGCACCGACCCAACCGAGCAGACTAAATTCAAGATACTTTATGACGATAAAAATCTTTATGTGGTCTTTAGATGTTATGACAGCGAACCCGATAAGATCGTAAAACGACTCTCACGCCGTGACGGTTTTGAAGGAGACTGGGTAGAGATCAATATCGATAGTTATAACGACGATCGAACCGGATTTTCATTTACTTTAACTGCTGCTGGGGTAAAGGGAGATGAGTTTATTTCGAATAATGGGAATAACTGGGACAGCAGTTGGAACCCCATCTGGTATGCCAAAACTTCTATTGATGCCGAAGGCTGGGTGGCCGAAATGCGAATTCCCTTAAGTCAGTTGCGATTCGGAAATGAGCAAGAGCAGGTATGGGGGTTACAATCTACCCGAAGGTATTTTAGAAATGAGGAGCGCTCACTCTGGCAACCGGTACTTCCCAATTCGCCGGGTTGGGTAAGTGAATTCGGAGAATTGCGAGGCTTAAAAGGCCTAAAGCCCCAAAAGCAATTGGAAATTCAACCTTACGGATTGGCACAGGTCGATACTTACGAAAAGGAGCCTGGAAATCCTTTTCGGGATGGAAGTGACAGTAGATTTACAGCCGGCCTGGATGCCAAGATCGGGATTACCAATGACCTTACTCTGGATGTCACTATTAACCCCGATTTTGGTCAGGTAGATGCCGATCCCGGTGCTATAGCATTGGACGGTTTTGAGATCTTCTTTCAGGAAAGACGTCCCTTTTTCGTAGAGAATAAAAATATATTCGATTATAGTTTTGCAGGTAATCAGGACAATCTTTTCTTCTCAAGAAGAATAGGACGAAGCCCCCAGGGTTCTGCATTCGGGCCTACAACAGCCTATGTGGATTCACCCGACAATTCAACAATTTTAGGAGCCGCTAAATTTAGCGGTAAGACAAAGGATGGATGGTCTGTAGGGGTACTTGAAAGTGTCACCGCAAAGGAGTATGCCGATGTCGTAGATGTCAATGGTGATGAAAGTGAAGTTCAGGTGGAACCGCTTACCAACTATCTGGTGGGAAGAGTCCAGAAAGACTTTAACGATAGAAACAGTTTTATAGGAGGAATTTTCACGGCAACTAACCGGAGTTTAGAAGATAATCTCATGTTTTTACATGACAATGCGTATTCGGGTGGCCTGGATTTTAAACACAATTGGCAGGAACGAAAGTACTATGTGGAAGGCAGTGCCGTATTAAGTCAGGTAAATGGCTCTGAAGCAGCCATCACCAGAACACAGCGGTCGATCGTGCATTTATTTCAGCGTGAAGATGCTGGACATGTTTCGGTTGATGAAACCAAGACTTCATTAACCGGTACGGGAGGTCGCTTCGAAATTGGTAGAGGAGGTGGGGGAAACTGGCAGTACAACCTGGGAGGAAACTGGCGTTCCCCGGAGTTGGAACTGAATGATCTCGGATTTTTAAGGCAAGCCGATGAGATTCGCCAATATGCAAATGTTCGGCGGTTCTGGAACAAACCTACCAGTTGGTTTAGACGTGCGAGACTTGGTTTTAATCAATTTTCAAGCTATGACTTTGAAGGTAATTTCAACAGGATCCAATATGAAATTAATGGGAACGTAAATTATATCAATAATTGGTGGACCGATTTCGGGGCCGCCCATAAACCGCGCATTTTCGTAAATACCACATTAAGGGGCGGCCCCAGATGGCGATACTCCGACGAGAATTTTTGGTATTTGTTTTCAGGAACCGATGAACGGAAGAAATTAAGTATGGTTGTAGGTTATGTTAATTCCAGAGCGAGCCAGGATAACTTTTCTTTGGATCGTTATGAGATCAGCTTCAGATATCAACCCCTCAATGCACTCAGTCTTTCGTTATTAGCCGAATACGAACAAAACCCAAGTAAGACCCAATATGTGAGTCAGCAAAACTTCAACGGCACGACGCGCTATATCATGGGGGCCATCGATCAAGAGACCCTGTCAACCACACTTCGGATTAATTATACCATTAATCCCAATCTTTCGGTACAGTATTATGGTCAGCCCTTTATTTTCAGAGGACGATTTTCAGATTTCAATTATGTAAACAATCCTATAGCCGAAGATCTGAACGAGCGGGTTACCCTTTATGGAGCCAATCAGATCGCCTTGGACGGCAACACTTATCATGTAGATGAGGATCTTGACGGGATAACCGATTATTCCTTCGGAAAACCGGATTTGGCTTTTGTTCAGTATCGTTCAAATTTGGTAGTACGCTGGGAATATATTCCCGGCTCTGAAATCTTTTTAGTCTGGTCGCAGGGGATTACCGGACTAGGGGAAGCTTCCAATGATTTTGATACTATAATCGACAATCAGTTGTTAAGTGAGAGACCGCAAAATACATTTTTGATCAAGGCGACATATCGTTTCGTATTGTAAGGAAACATTAACAAATTGCTGGCAATTTTTTGTTTTTAATTCTGTTGTTTTGTCACCTTAATTAAAAATAAAAAA is from Constantimarinum furrinae and encodes:
- the pyrH gene encoding UMP kinase — its product is MQYKRILLKLSGEALMGSRQYGIDPERLKEYAEEIKQITNLGVEVAIVIGGGNIFRGVAGASRGMDRVQGDHMGMLATVINGLALQSALEDEDIPTRLQSAIKINEVAEPFIRRKAIRHLEKGRVVIFGGGTGNPYFTTDSAAVLRAIEIGADVILKGTRVDGIYSGDPEKDSAATKFDFISFDEVLKKGLKVMDTTAFTLSQENSLPIIVFDMNTKGNLIKVVSGEKIGTKVNL
- the rplM gene encoding 50S ribosomal protein L13, which translates into the protein MDTLSYKTISANKATVTKEWLHVDADGQTLGRFASEVAKLLRGKHKPSFTPHVDCGDNVIVTNAAKINLTGNKWEAKTYIRHTGYPGGQRSLTASELFSKDPARVIEKAVKGMLPKNKLGAELFRNLKVYAGEEHGQEAQKPRTINLNESK
- a CDS encoding DUF5916 domain-containing protein — encoded protein: MKSNQLFLLPFFFLGFLSIQSQESEKPDKKTYTTTAVAHENAPVIDGLLNDAAWETVEWSSGYVENQPDNGTDPTEQTKFKILYDDKNLYVVFRCYDSEPDKIVKRLSRRDGFEGDWVEINIDSYNDDRTGFSFTLTAAGVKGDEFISNNGNNWDSSWNPIWYAKTSIDAEGWVAEMRIPLSQLRFGNEQEQVWGLQSTRRYFRNEERSLWQPVLPNSPGWVSEFGELRGLKGLKPQKQLEIQPYGLAQVDTYEKEPGNPFRDGSDSRFTAGLDAKIGITNDLTLDVTINPDFGQVDADPGAIALDGFEIFFQERRPFFVENKNIFDYSFAGNQDNLFFSRRIGRSPQGSAFGPTTAYVDSPDNSTILGAAKFSGKTKDGWSVGVLESVTAKEYADVVDVNGDESEVQVEPLTNYLVGRVQKDFNDRNSFIGGIFTATNRSLEDNLMFLHDNAYSGGLDFKHNWQERKYYVEGSAVLSQVNGSEAAITRTQRSIVHLFQREDAGHVSVDETKTSLTGTGGRFEIGRGGGGNWQYNLGGNWRSPELELNDLGFLRQADEIRQYANVRRFWNKPTSWFRRARLGFNQFSSYDFEGNFNRIQYEINGNVNYINNWWTDFGAAHKPRIFVNTTLRGGPRWRYSDENFWYLFSGTDERKKLSMVVGYVNSRASQDNFSLDRYEISFRYQPLNALSLSLLAEYEQNPSKTQYVSQQNFNGTTRYIMGAIDQETLSTTLRINYTINPNLSVQYYGQPFIFRGRFSDFNYVNNPIAEDLNERVTLYGANQIALDGNTYHVDEDLDGITDYSFGKPDLAFVQYRSNLVVRWEYIPGSEIFLVWSQGITGLGEASNDFDTIIDNQLLSERPQNTFLIKATYRFVL
- the tsf gene encoding translation elongation factor Ts; this encodes MVKVTAAEVNELRKKTGAGMMDCKKALVEAEGDFDKAIEILRKKGQKIAEKRADRDSSEGAVIAKVSDDTTKGVIVSLNCETDFVAKNDDFVAMANKMAEIALGTSSKEEFLAANYDGMTVEEKLLEQTGVIGEKIEIGAFESLEAPFVGSYIHGNKIAALVGLSSAVDNAETLAKDVAMQVASMGATTLSYKDFDAAFVASETEARIAVIEKDNIELGRLGKTLKNVPKYISRAQLTDEVLAQAEEDAKAELKAEGKPEQIWDRILPGKIERFISDNTTLDQEKCLLDQNFIKDEKKSVAEYVKTYGDVDVVSFKRVSLA
- the rpsB gene encoding 30S ribosomal protein S2; the protein is MAKNTEVKDLLDAGVHFGHLTRKWNPNMAPYIYMERNGIHILNLYKTAAKLDEACEALSKIAASGRKILFVATKKQAKDIVAEKAGNASMPYITERWPGGMLTNFVTIRKAVKKMASIDRMKQDGTFNTLSKKERLQVDRLRAKLEKNLGSISDMSRLPGALFIVDTTREHIAVKEAQKLNIPIFAMVDTNSDPREIDYVIPSNDDASKSIEKVMSRVSEAVIEGLAERKGGKEENDDEPKAKKDKAPKKKAVAKAVASTEEE
- the rpsI gene encoding 30S ribosomal protein S9 → MDTIHKIGRRKTAVARVYLSEGKGNITVNKRDMETYFPTATLQYKVRQPLTLTDNDKTYDINVNVFGGGITGQAEAIRLALSRAMCEVNEEHRLVLKPEGLMTRDPRMVERKKFGQKKARKKFQFSKR